In a single window of the Diospyros lotus cultivar Yz01 chromosome 10, ASM1463336v1, whole genome shotgun sequence genome:
- the LOC127812076 gene encoding uclacyanin 1-like — MAMVKAILSLAVSVAVLVDSATATSYTVGGSGRGWDSSTDLHAWASLQTFLVGDALIFNYPPNHDVVEVSKTDYDACRGSNPLESHTGGNTVVPLTSPSNRYFICGTMGHCSHGMKVEIHTLAASALSPENSPLASPSSMPPVTLSSRSPESGALAPVTLSPAPAPAPIDALQSKSGTFAPRSSPAPMEDDALQCSPSPEIGDLMPVTLSPAPAPIDAPRSSPAPMDDDDALESSPTLGSGAVQSPLGSSDGSFRVVPSAKSLENSAPPSYPAARIDALIQCLVGFGFTMVMLHTL; from the exons ATGGCAATGGTCAAGGCAATCTTGAGTTTGGCCGTCTCCGTCGCCGTGCTCGTCGACTCGGCCACGGCCACGAGTTATACTGTCGGCGGGTCCGGCCGGGGTTGGGATTCGAGCACCGACCTCCATGCATGGGCTTCATTACAAACATTTTTGGTTGGAGATGCTTTGA TTTTCAACTACCCTCCAAACCACGACGTTGTAGAAGTTAGCAAGACAGACTACGACGCCTGTAGGGGCAGCAACCCGCTCGAGAGCCATACTGGTGGCAACACTGTGGTTCCTCTCACTTCTCCTAGTAACAGGTACTTCATCTGTGGGACAATGGGTCATTGCAGCCACGGAATGAAGGTTGAGATTCACACACTTGCAGCTTCTGCACTGTCACCGGAAAACTCTCCACTGGCTTCTCCATCGTCTATGCCGCCGGTCACTCTCTCTTCGCGGTCGCCTGAAAGTGGAGCTCTAGCGCCAGTGACACTGTCACCAGCCCCAGCTCCAGCTCCTATAGATGCTCTTCAGTCTAAGAGTGGAACTTTTGCACCAAGGAGTTCACCAGCTCCTATGGAAGATGATGCTCTTCAATGTTCACCGTCGCCTGAAATTGGAGATCTCATGCCAGTGACACTGTCACCAGCTCCAGCTCCTATAGATGCACCAAGGAGTTCACCAGCTCCTATGGACGATGATGATGCTCTTGAATCTTCACCAACTCTTGGCAGTGGAGCTGTTCAGTCACCTCTGGGTAGCTCTGATGGGTCATTCCGAGTTGTTCCTTCTGCAAAATCTCTTGAAAATTCTGCTCCTCCCTCATATCCAGCTGCTAGAATTGATGCTTTGATCCAATGTTTGGTGGGATTTGGTTTTACCATGGTGATGTTACACACTCTGTGA
- the LOC127811846 gene encoding cysteine-rich repeat secretory protein 38-like, with the protein MSLPRPLIAPFVLSFCLLFPAVLSTGPLFHKCFNQANYTANSPFASNLKALADLLYAKAPPTGFGLGSAGQGRDQVNGLALCRGDASSSTCKACVREASKEIRERCPRKKGAIIWYDNCLYKYSDSYFFGEIDTANKFYMFNTQDVKDPKYFNRKTKDLLSGLVDKAGNTTLLYATGEMELKKSMKLYGLVQCTRDLSANDCKKCLDDAIAELPDCCDGKEGGRVVGGSCNFRYEIYPFVNA; encoded by the coding sequence ATGTCTCTCCCAAGGCCGCTGATCGCTCCATTTGTGCTCTCTTTCTGCCTTCTCTTCCCCGCTGTTCTCTCCACAGGCCCTCTCTTTCACAAGTGCTTCAACCAAGCCAACTACACAGCCAACAGCCCTTTCGCTTCCAATTTGAAGGCCCTGGCTGACCTTCTCTATGCCAAAGCTCCTCCGACCGGGTTCGGCCTCGGCTCAGCCGGGCAAGGCCGGGACCAGGTCAATGGCCTCGCCCTATGCCGGGGAGACGCCTCCAGCTCCACATGCAAGGCCTGCGTCCGCGAGGCTAGCAAGGAGATCAGGGAGAGGTGTCCCAGGAAGAAGGGAGCCATTATCTGGTACGATAACTGCCTCTACAAGTACTCAGACTCTTACTTCTTTGGGGAGATTGACACCGCCAACAAGTTCTACATGTTTAACACCCAGGATGTGAAGGACCCCAAGTATTTCAACCGAAAGACCAAGGATCTGCTAAGTGGATTAGTTGACAAAGCTGGTAACACTACCCTTCTGTACGCGACTGGGGAGATGGAGCTCAAGAAGTCCATGAAGCTCTATGGACTGGTGCAGTGCACTAGGGATCTGTCTGCCAATGACTGTAAGAAGTGCCTTGATGATGCCATAGCTGAGCTTCCAGACTGTTGCGATGGAAAAGAAGGAGGGAGAGTGGTTGGTGGCAGCTGCAACTTCAGATATGAGATTTATCCCTTTGTTAATGCTTGA
- the LOC127810983 gene encoding uncharacterized protein LOC127810983, with translation MNAFKAYKACVPIAWSPNLYITLVRGIPGTRRLHRRTLEALRLRKCNRTVMRWNTPTVRGMLQQVKRLVVVETEEMYKARKQKQAIHQALRPPLVVSHLSANATEVSK, from the exons ATGAATGCGTTTAAGGCCTATAAAGCATGTGTTCCTATTGCATGGAGTCCCAACCTATACATAACCTTGGTCAGGGGCATTCCAGGAACCAGGAGGCTTCATAGGCGTACGTTGGAAGCATTGCGTCTCCGAAAGTGTAATCGTACTGTTATGAGATGGAACACTCCTACTGTTAGAGGAATGCTTCAACAG GTAAAGAGATTGGTTGTCGTTGAGACTGAAGAGATGTATAAAGCTCGCAAACAGAAACAGGCAATCCACCAAGCTTTACGCCCCCCATTGGTTGTGAGCCACCTCTCTGCTAATGCAACTGAAGTTTCAAAGTGA
- the LOC127811850 gene encoding B-box domain protein 30-like — MCKGREDDQEQRRPRQRRGRQKGGFRWSETAAKEEVSGRTSVACELCDSEAALYCQADGAYLCRKCDQLVHGANFLARRHVRCFLCSSCQGLTRRCLVGASSRVLIPAAMIRNSNPMKRKCSTTLRRPRPCLYL, encoded by the coding sequence ATGTGCAAAGGGAGAGAAGACGACCAAGAACAACGACGGCCACGACAGCGGAGGGGGCGGCAGAAAGGAGGTTTCAGGTGGTCCGAGACGGCGGCGAAAGAGGAAGTTTCCGGTCGAACCTCGGTGGCATGCGAGCTCtgcgattcggaggcggcgttgTACTGCCAAGCCGACGGCGCGTATCTGTGCCGGAAATGCGACCAGCTGGTGCACGGAGCCAATTTCCTGGCCCGGAGGCACGTCAGATGCTTCCTTTGCAGCTCGTGCCAAGGCCTCACGCGCCGGTGCCTCGTCGGAGCTTCGTCTAGGGTTTTGATTCCGGCGGCGATGATCCGGAATTCAAATCCGATGAAAAGGAAGTGTTCGACGACGCTGAGAAGGCCTAGGCCTTGTCTGTATCTCTGA